A genomic segment from Triticum dicoccoides isolate Atlit2015 ecotype Zavitan chromosome 1A, WEW_v2.0, whole genome shotgun sequence encodes:
- the LOC119353578 gene encoding putative cyclin-dependent kinase F-2: MAKDDDGAVTTIASRVASICAVIDHAVASETLSARRVAAISAMIHDVASAAEEGATRSTGKRRRMGSSRSYQEARRIGEGRFGVVLRARHRATGQTIALKGLRWTTRHSPGSDQLVGKLLREACFMAACGGHPSVVALKGIARVPGTSDYAIVMEYVGRSLDQVVYDRMGRLGRPFTEDEVRGVMRQLLAGADAMHERRIIHRDIKPSNVLVVYDGGGGGGDDDLVVKICDYGLAMSMAEQNADGAFLAAGTRSYMAPEMLLAKPRYDTRVDMWSLGCVMAEMLTGEVLFERADTMAGQLYKIFDVLGVPEKKKALKAFKSPFSFLAGEVKRWRQARRGGRLRELFPEQTLSKDGFKVLKGLLTCSPSKRLDAAAALRLPWFADADDDHAPVAPAVSKSDGAAASIRALASHSWQMALSCFGRPVVP; the protein is encoded by the exons ATGGCTAAGGATGACGACGGCGCAGTGACAACGATCGCCTCCAGGGTCGCCTCCATCTGCGCCGTCATCGACCACGCCGTTGCGTCGGAAACCCTGAGCGCCAGGCGAGTCGCCGCCATCTCCGCCATGATCCACGACGTCGCCTCCGCCGCGGAGGAGGGGGCGACGAGAAGCACCGGGAAGCGGCGGCGCATGGGCAGCTCACGCAGCTACCAGGAGGCGCGCAGGATCGGCGAGGGCCGCTTCGGCGTCGTCCTCagggcgcgccaccgcgccaccggCCAGACCATCGCCCTCAAGGGCCTCCGCTGGACGACGCGCCACAGCCCCGGCTCCGACCAGCTCGTCGGCAAGCTCCTGCGAGAGGCCTGCTTCATGGCGGCCTGCGGCGGCCACCCCTCCGTCGTCGCTCTCAAGGGAATCGCGCGCGTGCCCGGCACCAGCGACTACGCCATCGTCATGGAGTACGTCGGCCGGAGCCTGGACCAGGTCGTCTACGACCGCATGGGCCGCCTCGGCCGCCCGTTCACggaggacgaggtccgcggcgtCATGCGGCAGTTGCTGGCCGGCGCGGACGCCATGCACGAGCGCCGCATCATCCACCGCGACATCAAGCCGTCCAACGTCCTCGTCGtctacgacggcggcggcggcggcggtgatgatGACCTCGTCGTCAAGATCTGCGACTACGGGCTGGCGATGTCCATGGCCGAGCAGAACGCCGACGGCGCGTTCCTGGCCGCCGGAACGAGGTCGTACATGGCGCCGGAGATGCTGCTGGCGAAGCCGCGCTACGACACGCGCGTCGACATGTGGTCCCTGGGCTGCGTCATGGCCGAGATGCTCACCGGCGAGGTGCTCTTCGAGAGGGCGGACACCATGGCCGGCCAGCTCTACAAGATCTTCGATGTGCTCGGCGTGCCAGAAAAGAAGAAGGCGCTTAAGGCCTTCAAGTCGCCGTTCTCGTTCCTCGCCGGCGAGGTGAAGCGGTGGCGGCAAGCTCGGCGCGGTGGCAGGCTGCGCGAGCTGTTCCCGGAGCAGACGCTGTCCAAGGACGGGTTCAAGGTCTTGAAAGGGCTGCTCACGTGCAGCCCCAGCAAGCGGCTGGACGCGGCCGCCGCGCTCCGGCTTCCGTGGTTCGCTGACGCCGACGACGACCACGCTCCTGTAGCCCCTGCAGTTTCGAAGAGCGATGGCGCGGCCGCGAGCATTCGCGCGCTGGCGTCGCACTCCTGGCAGATGGCTTTGTCGTGCTTTGGGCGACCG GTTGTCCCTTAA